One part of the Ochrobactrum quorumnocens genome encodes these proteins:
- the aztB gene encoding zinc ABC transporter permease AztB yields MTTHFHEFFIAPFAEFAFMQRALLGAIFLSISACPVGVFLMLRRMSLTGDAMSHAILPGAAAGFLFYGLEIVPMTIGGMIAGIVVALGAGAVSRLTIQKEDASMAAFYLISLAIGVLLVSMRGSSVDLMHVLFGTVLALNNDALFLIALTTMLTLGTLAVFWRALIAECLDPLFLRSVSRLGSPVHFIFLGLVVLNLVAGFQALGTLLSVGLMILPAASARFWTNRVETMCILAMVFGLGASLSGLLLSYHLSLPSGPAIILSAGAVYFISVLAGTRGVLVTRRSRTSHKIA; encoded by the coding sequence ATGACCACTCATTTTCATGAATTCTTTATCGCTCCGTTCGCGGAATTTGCCTTTATGCAAAGGGCATTGCTGGGGGCGATCTTCCTTTCTATCAGCGCATGTCCTGTGGGTGTATTTTTGATGCTGCGCCGTATGAGCCTGACTGGCGATGCAATGTCCCACGCCATTCTGCCGGGCGCTGCTGCCGGCTTCCTGTTTTACGGTTTGGAAATCGTTCCGATGACCATTGGCGGGATGATCGCCGGAATAGTGGTGGCGCTGGGGGCAGGTGCCGTCTCACGCCTGACAATCCAGAAGGAAGATGCCTCGATGGCCGCCTTCTATCTGATATCCTTGGCAATTGGCGTCCTGCTGGTTTCGATGCGTGGATCAAGTGTTGACCTGATGCATGTCTTGTTCGGGACTGTACTGGCGCTCAATAATGATGCGCTGTTCCTGATTGCGCTGACCACAATGCTGACGTTAGGAACGCTCGCCGTATTCTGGCGCGCGCTGATTGCTGAATGTCTTGACCCCTTGTTTCTACGCTCGGTTTCGCGGCTCGGCTCACCGGTGCATTTCATCTTCCTTGGCCTTGTGGTGCTCAACCTTGTGGCGGGCTTTCAGGCGTTGGGCACGTTGCTATCCGTGGGGCTGATGATCCTGCCTGCCGCATCGGCGCGCTTCTGGACAAACCGCGTTGAAACCATGTGCATTCTGGCGATGGTCTTTGGGCTTGGCGCTTCGCTATCCGGCTTGCTGCTGTCCTATCATCTGTCGCTGCCGTCTGGACCGGCCATCATTCTTTCTGCGGGAGCCGTTTATTTTATCTCGGTGCTCGCGGGAACCCGAGGCGTGCTTGTGACACGCAGGTCTCGAACATCGCATAAAATTGCCTAA
- the aztA gene encoding zinc ABC transporter ATP-binding protein AztA, with protein sequence MTDACLTFRDLTLGYNSHPAVHHLSGVVRRGSLTAVVGANGSGKSTLMKGIAGILRPMSGLCIASKTQSLAYLPQQSELDRSFPARVIDLVGMGLWPRRGLLGRHNSRDRQTLTDALIAVGLEGFERRPLDSLSGGQLQRTLFARVLVQNAELILLDEPFNAVDEKTVADLIGLIKGWHHEKRTVMVVAHDLDLVRENFPEALLLARRAVAWGNADEVLTSENLARARHFHEAWDDAAPWCEAEHSHQPASAGVQAFNKDAA encoded by the coding sequence ATGACTGATGCATGCCTGACTTTCCGTGACCTGACGCTTGGCTACAACAGCCACCCGGCGGTCCATCATCTCAGTGGTGTGGTCCGTAGGGGGTCGCTGACTGCGGTTGTCGGGGCAAACGGCTCGGGAAAATCCACCTTGATGAAGGGTATAGCGGGAATTCTACGGCCAATGTCGGGTCTGTGCATTGCAAGCAAGACGCAAAGTCTCGCCTACCTGCCGCAGCAATCGGAGCTGGATCGTTCTTTTCCAGCGCGTGTCATCGATCTCGTTGGAATGGGTCTGTGGCCAAGGCGTGGGCTGTTGGGCCGACATAATTCCCGCGACCGACAGACGTTGACCGATGCGCTCATAGCGGTTGGGTTGGAAGGCTTTGAGAGACGTCCACTCGATAGTCTTTCTGGCGGGCAGCTCCAGCGCACATTGTTCGCGCGGGTGCTTGTCCAGAATGCCGAGCTGATCCTGTTGGATGAGCCATTCAATGCAGTTGATGAGAAAACTGTTGCCGACCTGATTGGACTGATCAAGGGCTGGCATCATGAGAAGCGTACAGTCATGGTTGTCGCCCATGATCTTGATCTGGTCCGGGAGAATTTTCCTGAAGCATTGCTGTTGGCGCGTCGAGCAGTTGCCTGGGGCAATGCAGATGAAGTGCTGACATCCGAAAATCTTGCGCGCGCTCGTCATTTCCATGAAGCCTGGGACGATGCAGCGCCTTGGTGTGAGGCTGAGCACAGCCATCAGCCCGCCTCAGCCGGTGTGCAAGCGTTCAATAAGGACGCAGCATGA
- a CDS encoding GAF domain-containing DNA-binding protein, protein MDRIIEAYQICSEKDCADEPSMDWPYICAMDLLTHPLNTAIADYLDFVGNASNADRAWIIEYRHDLLRFRNIYEWCRGGTVSFLEELQEAPTTLIGWLHRYLAAGKAVAVNNVHSLPRAARAIQVEFSRQGNKSILSIPIFYDGRLRGIIGFDTTREYHQWSGAEIKAMFQCANLIAQAQYGSNNKQIAIAPEEETEPVVYLRKRGVVRGVAPETIVGVRSAGNYSEIWLNDGSMLLDSRSLGIWISILPESYFFRVHRTAFVNALHVSDVDRSKPDKWLIKMRAIQQSWPVSRVYRKPLRERLGV, encoded by the coding sequence TTGGACCGTATCATTGAAGCCTATCAGATTTGCTCTGAAAAGGATTGCGCAGATGAGCCGTCAATGGACTGGCCCTATATCTGCGCGATGGATCTGCTCACGCATCCGCTCAATACAGCTATCGCTGATTATCTGGATTTTGTCGGCAATGCATCCAACGCAGACCGTGCATGGATAATTGAGTATCGCCACGATCTGCTGCGTTTTCGGAATATCTATGAATGGTGCAGAGGCGGCACGGTGTCCTTCCTTGAGGAATTGCAGGAAGCTCCGACAACGCTTATCGGCTGGCTGCATCGGTATTTGGCTGCCGGTAAAGCTGTAGCAGTCAACAATGTCCATAGCCTGCCACGTGCCGCGCGGGCGATACAGGTCGAGTTCTCCCGACAGGGCAATAAAAGCATCCTGAGTATCCCGATATTTTACGATGGGCGATTACGCGGCATCATCGGTTTCGATACTACACGTGAATATCACCAATGGTCTGGTGCCGAAATCAAAGCGATGTTTCAATGCGCCAATCTGATTGCACAGGCTCAGTATGGCAGTAACAACAAACAGATCGCTATTGCTCCAGAAGAAGAGACCGAACCGGTCGTATATCTGCGCAAACGAGGTGTTGTTCGCGGTGTGGCGCCCGAAACAATCGTCGGCGTCCGCTCAGCGGGAAATTATAGCGAAATCTGGTTGAATGATGGCTCGATGCTGCTCGATTCACGATCACTCGGCATCTGGATAAGCATTTTGCCGGAAAGCTATTTCTTTCGCGTCCATCGAACTGCATTCGTCAATGCTTTGCATGTTTCCGACGTCGACAGAAGCAAACCGGACAAGTGGCTTATCAAGATGCGCGCCATACAGCAATCATGGCCAGTCTCGCGCGTCTATCGCAAACCCTTGCGCGAACGGTTGGGTGTTTAA
- the ampH gene encoding D-alanyl-D-alanine-carboxypeptidase/endopeptidase AmpH: MRSSQSSENRPAHFIRALLITSALTFVTVQHASTEDLALKDAVSMTGMALFLSSGAPALTIAVVHGDESIVQGFGETVPGNDIEPNSKSVFRLGSISKVFATDVLTSLAADSKLKLTDPLQRYAPDGVSVKQTGRLITLLDLATHSAGLPRELADPDATPSNNPFDAFDRDYYWKWIGSNAPAYAPGTTTLYSNFGYGLMGDALAKAGNSSFADLLKSRVFEPAGMSDTTTTLNDEQKKRLMVGLDPFDKNDPNNVVPDIMHASAGVYSTADDMVKWMQWHLNPTSATQEAHTLDHTMWLPYDGLERVVGTEVTGGEGMGLGWVVTMPRNGVPMLLGKSGGLGGFMTYVVLSPNRKLGIFVVANRVNFGMFNGIRSGVHELAAELGPR; encoded by the coding sequence ATGCGTTCGAGCCAGTCGTCTGAAAACCGCCCTGCACACTTCATCCGCGCGCTTCTGATAACCAGCGCGCTGACGTTTGTGACAGTCCAGCACGCAAGTACTGAAGACCTTGCTTTGAAAGACGCCGTCTCAATGACCGGCATGGCATTATTCCTGAGTTCCGGCGCACCGGCTCTGACAATTGCGGTCGTCCACGGTGATGAAAGCATTGTGCAGGGTTTTGGGGAAACAGTGCCCGGCAATGATATCGAACCGAACAGCAAATCTGTTTTCCGCCTCGGCTCAATCTCCAAGGTCTTTGCGACCGACGTCCTTACGTCGTTGGCAGCAGATAGTAAATTGAAACTGACAGACCCGCTTCAACGCTATGCGCCTGATGGTGTCAGCGTTAAACAAACAGGTCGGCTTATCACACTTCTCGATCTGGCAACCCATTCGGCGGGCTTGCCGCGTGAGCTTGCCGATCCCGATGCGACCCCCTCGAACAATCCGTTCGATGCTTTTGATCGCGACTATTACTGGAAATGGATCGGATCGAACGCGCCAGCCTATGCGCCAGGCACGACTACCCTTTATTCAAACTTCGGTTACGGATTGATGGGCGATGCCCTCGCCAAGGCGGGCAATAGCAGCTTTGCAGACCTCTTAAAGAGCAGAGTATTCGAGCCTGCAGGCATGAGCGATACAACAACAACGCTGAACGACGAACAGAAAAAACGGCTGATGGTTGGACTTGATCCGTTCGACAAAAATGACCCAAATAATGTCGTTCCAGATATCATGCACGCCAGCGCGGGCGTCTATTCGACCGCCGATGACATGGTGAAGTGGATGCAATGGCATCTCAACCCGACGTCCGCAACACAAGAAGCCCATACCCTCGACCATACGATGTGGCTGCCATATGACGGTCTGGAGCGTGTTGTCGGCACAGAAGTAACAGGTGGCGAAGGAATGGGGCTGGGCTGGGTTGTAACAATGCCACGTAACGGTGTTCCCATGCTTTTGGGCAAAAGCGGTGGGCTTGGTGGTTTCATGACCTACGTGGTCCTCTCACCCAACCGTAAACTCGGGATTTTCGTTGTCGCCAATCGCGTCAATTTCGGAATGTTCAATGGCATTCGTTCAGGTGTGCATGAACTCGCTGCAGAGCTTGGGCCTCGATAG